The following are encoded in a window of Sphaerisporangium siamense genomic DNA:
- the metE gene encoding 5-methyltetrahydropteroyltriglutamate--homocysteine S-methyltransferase: MPAERTSPFPASTVLGYPRIGPDRELKRALERYWDGHATAGELRQEGARVRERTWRHLRSLGLDALPSNTFSYYDQVLDTAVALDAVPERYRGPSPLDTYFAMARGAPDVAPLRMTKWFDTNYHYIVPEIGPDTVFRPVPDKAVAEAREARALGLDTRPVLIGPVTFLLLAQAAPGAPKGFHPLDRLGDVLDVYGRLLAALAAEGVSWAQLDEPALVADRTGAELDAVRQAYEHLGTLTARPGLFVASYFGDLGEALPVIARTPVEAVGVDLVRGRTPVRTLGEELAGKTVVAGVVSGRDVWRTGRDRALATLRALRAHVDRVVVSTSCSLLHVPHSLERETGLDPALLRRLAFADEKVAEVVELARLLKAAPRVEPFPAPDVHGGTEAGLPVWETRSPYPVRAAAQAEHLGLPALPVTTIGSFPQTDELRAARAALARGELPVPDYEDRVRAEIERAVRVQERLGLDVLVHGEPERNDMVQYFAEHLDGFAVTRHGWVQSYGSRCTRPPILHGDVHRPAPITVRWARYARSLTDRPVKGMLTGPVTIVAWSFRRDDLPLREVMLQVADAVRAEVLDLEAAGVSVIQVDEPALRELMPLRRAAQDAYLAWAVAAYRRATSGAGDRTQIHTHLCYSDADQIIAAVDALDADVTTVESARSHGRVLREPAVRDFGRGLGPGVYDIHSPRVPAAGEVEELLEAVLRVLPAERVWVNPDCGLKTRTYEQVEAALATMVAATGRLRARLAPQPSSSSSSV, encoded by the coding sequence ATGCCCGCCGAACGCACCTCTCCGTTCCCCGCCTCGACCGTCCTCGGCTACCCGAGGATCGGGCCGGACCGGGAGCTGAAACGGGCGCTGGAGCGGTACTGGGACGGCCACGCGACCGCCGGCGAGCTCCGGCAGGAGGGCGCGCGCGTCCGCGAGCGGACCTGGCGCCACCTGCGCTCCCTGGGGCTGGACGCGCTCCCGTCCAACACGTTCTCCTACTACGACCAGGTGCTGGACACGGCGGTGGCGCTGGACGCCGTCCCCGAGCGGTACCGGGGGCCGTCCCCGCTGGACACCTATTTCGCGATGGCGCGCGGTGCCCCCGACGTCGCGCCGCTGCGGATGACCAAGTGGTTCGACACCAACTACCACTACATCGTCCCGGAGATCGGCCCGGACACCGTCTTCCGTCCCGTGCCGGACAAAGCGGTCGCGGAGGCGCGCGAGGCGCGCGCGCTGGGCCTGGACACCCGGCCGGTGCTGATCGGGCCGGTCACGTTCCTGCTGCTGGCCCAGGCGGCCCCGGGCGCCCCGAAGGGGTTCCACCCGCTGGACCGGCTGGGCGACGTGCTGGACGTCTACGGCCGCCTGCTCGCGGCGCTCGCCGCCGAGGGCGTGAGCTGGGCGCAGCTCGACGAGCCCGCCCTCGTCGCCGACCGCACCGGCGCGGAGCTGGACGCGGTCCGGCAGGCGTACGAGCACCTGGGCACGCTCACCGCCCGGCCGGGGCTGTTCGTCGCCTCCTACTTCGGCGACCTCGGCGAGGCCCTGCCGGTGATCGCGCGCACGCCGGTCGAGGCCGTCGGCGTGGACCTCGTGCGCGGCCGCACGCCCGTCCGGACGCTCGGGGAGGAGCTCGCTGGCAAGACCGTGGTGGCGGGCGTGGTCTCCGGGCGCGACGTCTGGCGCACCGGCCGCGACCGGGCGCTGGCCACGCTGCGCGCCCTCCGCGCCCACGTGGACCGGGTCGTGGTGAGCACCTCCTGCTCACTACTGCACGTCCCGCACAGCCTGGAACGCGAGACCGGCCTGGACCCGGCGCTGCTGCGGCGGCTGGCGTTCGCCGACGAGAAGGTCGCCGAGGTGGTGGAGCTGGCCCGCCTGCTGAAGGCCGCCCCGCGCGTCGAGCCGTTCCCCGCGCCCGACGTCCACGGCGGGACGGAGGCCGGCCTCCCCGTCTGGGAGACCCGCTCGCCGTATCCCGTGCGAGCCGCCGCCCAGGCCGAACACCTGGGGCTGCCCGCGCTGCCGGTGACCACGATCGGCTCCTTCCCGCAGACCGACGAGCTGCGCGCGGCCCGCGCGGCGCTCGCCCGCGGCGAGCTGCCGGTGCCGGACTACGAGGACCGCGTCCGCGCGGAGATCGAGCGCGCCGTCCGCGTGCAGGAGCGGCTCGGCCTGGACGTCCTGGTGCACGGCGAGCCCGAGCGCAACGACATGGTGCAGTACTTCGCCGAGCACCTCGACGGCTTCGCGGTGACCCGCCACGGCTGGGTGCAGTCGTACGGCTCGCGGTGCACGCGCCCGCCGATCCTGCACGGGGACGTCCACCGGCCCGCGCCGATCACGGTCCGCTGGGCGCGGTACGCGCGGTCGCTGACGGACCGGCCGGTCAAGGGCATGCTGACCGGCCCGGTGACGATCGTGGCCTGGTCGTTCCGCCGCGACGACCTGCCGCTGCGCGAGGTGATGCTCCAGGTGGCCGACGCGGTGCGCGCCGAGGTCCTCGACCTGGAGGCGGCGGGCGTGTCGGTGATCCAGGTGGACGAGCCGGCGCTGCGCGAGCTGATGCCGCTGCGCCGGGCGGCGCAGGACGCCTACCTGGCGTGGGCGGTGGCCGCGTACCGGCGGGCGACCTCGGGCGCGGGGGACCGGACGCAGATCCACACCCACCTGTGCTACTCCGACGCCGACCAGATCATCGCCGCCGTCGACGCCCTGGACGCGGACGTCACGACCGTCGAGTCGGCCCGGTCGCACGGGCGCGTCCTGCGGGAGCCCGCGGTGCGCGACTTCGGGCGGGGGCTCGGGCCGGGGGTGTACGACATCCATTCGCCGCGCGTGCCCGCGGCCGGGGAGGTGGAGGAGCTGCTGGAGGCGGTGCTGCGCGTCCTGCCCGCCGAGCGGGTGTGGGTCAACCCCGACTGCGGCCTGAAGACGCGCACCTACGAGCAGGTGGAGGCGGCGCTGGCCACCATGGTGGCCGCGACGGGCCGCCTGCGCGCGAGGCTCGCGCCTCAGCCCTCTTCTTCGTCGTCGTCGGTGTAG
- a CDS encoding TetR/AcrR family transcriptional regulator, with product MTPEAPDGPGGPSGVAAERPLRADARRNRARVLRAADAVFAAKGAGASTEEVAREAGVGIGTVFRHFPTKEALLTAVLVDRLRRLADEAEAQADAEDPGGAFFRFFARVVDQGRTKNTFTDLLRQAGVDVRAETAAYGARVSAAVAGLLVRAQRAGAVREDAGVAEVLALMAGAARAAEHAAFDDEVRARALAIVFDGLRPAR from the coding sequence ATGACCCCGGAAGCGCCAGACGGGCCCGGCGGCCCGTCCGGGGTCGCGGCCGAGCGTCCCCTGCGGGCCGACGCCCGGCGCAACCGGGCCCGCGTGCTGCGGGCGGCGGACGCCGTCTTCGCGGCCAAGGGCGCCGGCGCCTCCACCGAGGAGGTCGCCCGCGAGGCGGGGGTGGGCATCGGCACGGTCTTCCGGCACTTCCCCACCAAGGAGGCCCTGCTGACGGCCGTCCTCGTCGACCGCCTGCGGAGGCTGGCCGACGAGGCGGAGGCGCAGGCGGACGCGGAGGACCCGGGCGGCGCGTTCTTCCGCTTCTTCGCGCGCGTGGTGGACCAGGGCCGTACGAAGAACACCTTCACCGACCTGCTGCGGCAGGCCGGTGTGGACGTCAGGGCGGAGACCGCGGCGTACGGCGCCCGCGTCAGCGCCGCGGTGGCGGGCCTGCTCGTCCGCGCGCAGCGTGCGGGGGCCGTGCGCGAGGACGCCGGGGTGGCCGAGGTGCTGGCGCTGATGGCCGGGGCCGCGCGCGCCGCCGAGCACGCCGCGTTCGACGACGAGGTGCGGGCCAGGGCCCTGGCCATCGTCTTCGACGGCCTGCGCCCGGCGCGCTGA
- a CDS encoding ABC-F family ATP-binding cassette domain-containing protein produces the protein MGHVEVGRLTYVLPDGRPLLNEVSFRVGEGLKAALVGPNGAGKTTLMRLIAGDARPVEGSVASSGGLGVMRQFIGSIRDGRTVHDLLLSVAPARVQEAARALEASELAMMEREDEKTQMRYAQAITDYTDAGGYDIEVLWDTCTMAALGAPYDRVKYREVDTLSGGEQKRLVLEALLRGPDQTLLLDEPDNYLDVPGKLWLEQALRETQKTVLLVSHDRQLLANVADRIVTVEGGNVWIHGGGFATYAEARRDRNARLEELRRRWDEEHAKIKRLVVMLKQKAMYNDGMAPAYHAAQTRLRRFEEAGPPEVAPKDQSITMRLRGGRTGKRAVICEHLELTGLMKPFDLEVWYGERVAVLGSNGSGKSHFLRLIAGEEIRHTGVARLGARVVPGHFAQTHARPELRGRTPCEIVMTEHARLKNEAMKALARYELAGAVAEQRFETLSGGQQARLQILLLELSGATLLLLDEPTDNLDLASAEALQDGLSGFDGTVLAVTHDRWFAADFDRYLVFGADGRVYESPEPVWDETRVARER, from the coding sequence GTGGGTCATGTCGAGGTGGGTCGCCTGACCTACGTGCTGCCCGATGGGCGTCCCCTGCTCAACGAGGTGTCCTTCCGCGTCGGCGAGGGCCTGAAGGCGGCGCTGGTCGGCCCGAACGGGGCGGGCAAGACCACGCTGATGCGGCTGATCGCCGGCGACGCGCGGCCGGTGGAGGGCAGCGTCGCGTCCTCGGGCGGGCTGGGGGTGATGCGCCAGTTCATCGGCAGCATCCGGGACGGCCGCACGGTCCACGACCTGCTGCTGTCGGTGGCCCCGGCCCGCGTCCAGGAGGCGGCGCGCGCGCTGGAGGCGTCCGAGCTGGCGATGATGGAGCGCGAGGACGAGAAGACCCAGATGCGCTACGCCCAGGCCATCACCGACTACACCGACGCCGGCGGCTACGACATCGAGGTGCTCTGGGACACCTGCACCATGGCCGCGCTCGGCGCGCCGTACGACCGGGTCAAGTACCGCGAGGTGGACACGTTGTCCGGCGGCGAGCAGAAGCGCCTGGTGCTGGAGGCCCTGCTGCGCGGCCCCGACCAGACCCTGCTGCTGGACGAGCCGGACAACTATCTCGACGTCCCCGGCAAGCTCTGGCTGGAACAGGCGCTCAGGGAGACGCAGAAGACCGTCCTGCTCGTCTCGCACGACCGCCAGCTCCTGGCCAACGTCGCCGACCGCATCGTCACGGTCGAGGGCGGCAACGTGTGGATCCACGGCGGCGGGTTCGCCACCTACGCCGAGGCCCGCAGAGATCGCAACGCCCGCCTGGAGGAGCTGCGCCGCCGCTGGGACGAGGAGCACGCCAAGATCAAGCGGCTGGTCGTGATGCTCAAACAGAAGGCCATGTACAACGACGGCATGGCCCCGGCCTACCACGCCGCCCAGACCCGCCTGCGGCGCTTCGAGGAGGCCGGCCCGCCCGAGGTGGCGCCGAAGGACCAGTCGATCACGATGCGCCTGCGCGGCGGGCGCACGGGCAAGCGCGCGGTGATCTGCGAGCACCTGGAGCTCACCGGCCTGATGAAGCCGTTCGACCTGGAGGTCTGGTACGGCGAGCGGGTGGCCGTGCTCGGCTCGAACGGCTCGGGCAAGTCGCACTTCCTGCGTCTGATCGCGGGCGAGGAGATCCGGCACACGGGCGTGGCCAGGCTCGGCGCGCGGGTCGTCCCCGGCCACTTCGCGCAGACCCACGCCCGGCCCGAGCTGCGGGGCAGGACTCCCTGCGAGATCGTCATGACCGAGCACGCCAGGCTCAAGAACGAGGCGATGAAGGCCCTGGCCCGCTACGAGCTGGCGGGCGCGGTCGCCGAGCAGCGGTTCGAGACGTTGTCGGGCGGCCAGCAGGCCCGGCTGCAGATCCTGCTGCTCGAACTCTCGGGCGCGACGCTCCTGCTCCTCGACGAGCCGACCGACAACCTCGACCTGGCCAGCGCCGAGGCTCTGCAGGACGGCCTGAGCGGGTTCGACGGCACGGTGCTCGCGGTCACGCACGACCGCTGGTTCGCCGCCGACTTCGACCGCTATCTGGTGTTCGGCGCGGACGGCCGCGTGTACGAATCGCCGGAACCGGTGTGGGACGAGACCCGGGTGGCGCGCGAGCGCTGA
- a CDS encoding LysR family transcriptional regulator → MDHGPHPRDLRCFVSVARNGGFSRAAAELGMSQPAVSQAISRLERGLGVRLFGRTSREVRLSSAGKALLPHAESVLDALTALTTEAARLTIPEIPAIRLAYAPLVGVLAARVARRLARRTPPIAVELTPLGRRAATAALERGEASAAILGSPFPLRMTTGTRFHVTVGHLAVPAGDPLAARGPLRPAHLARHKILMPRERPPGGMWERLAARLRGPHQHHVVADEIDDFAAALDLVAAGAGLLPVPHLLISSIRRPDITFVPFDADDLRLTFGLTWPPDQTSPELMALVRSTQETLWTR, encoded by the coding sequence ATGGATCACGGCCCGCACCCGCGCGACCTCCGCTGCTTCGTGAGCGTGGCGCGCAACGGCGGCTTCTCGCGGGCCGCCGCCGAGCTCGGCATGTCCCAGCCGGCCGTCAGCCAGGCGATATCCCGCCTCGAACGCGGTCTCGGCGTACGCCTGTTCGGCCGCACCAGCCGCGAGGTACGGCTCTCGTCCGCAGGGAAGGCGCTGCTGCCGCACGCCGAGTCCGTCCTGGACGCCCTGACCGCGCTCACCACCGAGGCGGCGCGGCTCACCATCCCCGAAATCCCAGCTATTCGTCTGGCTTATGCGCCATTGGTCGGAGTGCTGGCCGCGCGCGTGGCGCGGCGGCTCGCCCGGCGCACGCCGCCGATCGCCGTCGAGCTGACCCCGCTCGGGCGGCGCGCGGCCACGGCGGCCCTGGAGCGGGGCGAGGCGTCGGCGGCGATCCTCGGCTCGCCGTTCCCGCTGCGCATGACGACGGGCACCCGCTTCCACGTCACCGTCGGCCACCTGGCCGTGCCCGCGGGCGACCCGCTGGCGGCACGCGGGCCGCTGCGCCCCGCCCACCTGGCCCGCCACAAGATCCTGATGCCGCGTGAACGGCCGCCCGGCGGCATGTGGGAGCGGCTGGCCGCCCGGCTGCGCGGCCCGCACCAGCACCACGTCGTGGCCGACGAGATCGACGACTTCGCCGCCGCCCTCGACCTCGTCGCCGCGGGCGCCGGCCTCCTGCCGGTCCCCCACCTGCTCATCTCGTCGATCCGCAGGCCCGACATCACCTTCGTCCCCTTCGACGCCGACGACCTGCGCCTGACCTTCGGCCTGACCTGGCCCCCCGACCAGACCTCCCCCGAACTGATGGCCCTGGTCCGCTCCACCCAGGAGACCCTGTGGACCCGCTGA
- a CDS encoding FxLYD domain-containing protein, which translates to MTQRSRNSTALGLALGVAASLAGLAGCGGEAPRRERPLKPLVLKEQTSSVAQGTGGYVVTWAGVISNPNRWHFGENVAATVVGKDASGKEVVRMQQPLDAVPPWGALKFTGQATAASAPVDVKVSFRPAHWRRAARIPSAFVPFPVSGANTEKLGNGTYLVTGAVGNPYAKAATSLVVTALLRDKDGRLIGGGSTYVDDVRAGSPRRFVLTVDSLSGGAQVARTDIAARTWGSSARPYEELAMSGAVPPSTVKPRTPPFARDRGYQAMPVDSRP; encoded by the coding sequence GTGACCCAGCGTAGTCGAAACTCGACAGCACTCGGACTCGCTCTCGGCGTGGCGGCCTCGCTCGCCGGGCTCGCCGGGTGCGGTGGCGAGGCGCCGCGGCGCGAGCGGCCGCTGAAGCCGCTCGTGCTCAAGGAGCAGACCTCGTCGGTCGCCCAGGGGACCGGCGGGTACGTGGTGACGTGGGCCGGCGTGATCAGCAACCCGAACCGCTGGCACTTCGGCGAGAACGTCGCGGCGACCGTGGTGGGCAAGGACGCCTCCGGCAAGGAGGTGGTCCGCATGCAGCAGCCGCTGGACGCCGTCCCCCCGTGGGGGGCGCTGAAGTTCACCGGCCAGGCCACCGCCGCCTCCGCGCCCGTGGACGTCAAGGTGTCCTTCCGTCCGGCCCACTGGCGGCGCGCGGCGCGGATCCCTTCCGCGTTCGTGCCGTTCCCCGTCTCCGGGGCCAACACCGAGAAGCTCGGCAACGGCACCTACCTGGTCACCGGCGCGGTCGGCAACCCGTACGCCAAGGCGGCGACGAGCCTGGTCGTGACCGCGCTGCTGCGCGACAAGGACGGCAGGCTGATCGGCGGCGGCAGCACCTACGTGGACGACGTGCGCGCCGGGTCGCCGCGCCGGTTCGTGCTGACGGTGGACAGCCTCAGCGGTGGCGCGCAGGTGGCGCGCACGGACATCGCCGCGCGGACCTGGGGGTCCAGCGCGCGGCCGTACGAGGAGCTGGCCATGAGCGGCGCGGTGCCGCCGAGCACGGTCAAGCCGAGGACCCCACCGTTCGCCAGGGACCGCGGGTATCAGGCGATGCCCGTCGACAGCCGGCCGTGA
- a CDS encoding RNA polymerase sigma factor produces the protein MNDRDLVEALRARDPGALAALYDTYADDLYAYASAMLGSPDSAQVTLRDTLIAAEAHIETLSDPARLRPWLYALAHGECLRRRAVPPDFSAQDTAESAAVPGGDLRRVAVGAVGALPDDEREVLELLVRHSIAESDLAAVLGVPPARADELRDAARTRLQDLVTVEILTSGTAQDCPDRTRVLADGPDEEVRERLVEHAVHCPICGPYRERQVSVAKVFSLLPRPVLPETLRVRVMSCFIDPELVPYRKFVARRTGLLDGDGFPVSETKGDGRRPRLLAGAVAAVAMAVAALVLVSALSRGEGLSQTAYGVLPASSPAEATARITTAGGTPPRTAPPDPTPTGPVREHVPAITLPVVARPDARVPVRPATPPGSAVRTSRPAPAPRTPSPRPAPTAPTPSPPVHTTPPGPTPAPTATAPPTSPQPTAAPTVPPPTGHRPRPPRRRPPDRPAPTAGHQHRPAPTPCRRTPPPAATPPAQSSSTTAPAPRPPGKGERPWPEGRGRGGEARAGR, from the coding sequence ATGAATGACCGCGACCTGGTCGAGGCACTCCGCGCCCGCGATCCCGGTGCCCTCGCTGCCCTCTACGACACCTACGCGGACGACCTCTACGCGTACGCGTCGGCCATGCTCGGCAGCCCCGACAGCGCGCAGGTCACCCTGCGGGACACCTTGATCGCGGCCGAGGCGCACATCGAGACCTTGTCAGACCCCGCGCGGCTGCGGCCCTGGCTCTACGCCCTGGCCCACGGCGAATGCCTGCGCCGGCGCGCCGTGCCGCCGGACTTCTCCGCCCAGGACACCGCCGAGTCGGCCGCGGTTCCCGGCGGCGACCTGCGGCGCGTGGCCGTCGGCGCCGTCGGCGCGCTGCCGGACGACGAGCGCGAGGTCCTGGAACTCCTCGTCCGCCACTCCATCGCCGAAAGCGATCTCGCCGCCGTGCTCGGCGTGCCGCCCGCGCGGGCCGACGAGCTCCGCGACGCCGCCCGCACCCGTCTGCAGGACCTCGTCACCGTCGAGATCCTCACGAGCGGCACCGCCCAGGACTGCCCCGACAGGACGCGCGTCCTCGCCGACGGCCCGGACGAGGAGGTCCGTGAGCGGCTGGTCGAGCACGCCGTCCACTGCCCCATCTGCGGCCCCTACCGCGAGCGCCAGGTGTCGGTGGCCAAGGTGTTCTCCCTGCTGCCCCGGCCGGTCCTGCCGGAGACCCTCCGGGTGCGGGTGATGAGCTGCTTCATCGACCCCGAGCTCGTGCCGTACCGCAAGTTCGTGGCCAGGCGCACCGGCCTGCTCGACGGCGACGGGTTTCCCGTATCGGAGACCAAAGGGGATGGGCGGCGGCCTCGGCTTCTTGCGGGCGCTGTGGCGGCGGTCGCGATGGCCGTCGCCGCCCTCGTCCTGGTGAGCGCGTTGAGCCGGGGCGAGGGGCTCTCGCAGACCGCGTACGGCGTCCTTCCCGCGTCCTCCCCGGCGGAGGCCACCGCACGGATCACCACGGCCGGGGGCACGCCGCCCCGCACCGCGCCGCCGGACCCCACGCCCACCGGCCCGGTGCGCGAGCACGTCCCCGCGATCACGCTGCCGGTGGTCGCACGGCCGGACGCCCGCGTGCCCGTCCGCCCCGCGACGCCCCCGGGGTCCGCCGTCCGCACGTCGCGCCCGGCCCCCGCGCCGCGCACGCCGTCCCCCCGCCCCGCGCCCACGGCGCCCACGCCGTCGCCGCCGGTCCACACCACCCCGCCCGGTCCCACCCCGGCCCCGACGGCCACCGCCCCGCCCACTTCTCCGCAGCCGACCGCCGCGCCGACCGTGCCGCCGCCCACAGGGCACCGCCCCCGGCCGCCGCGCCGCCGCCCGCCGGACCGTCCCGCGCCCACCGCGGGCCACCAGCACCGTCCGGCGCCGACGCCCTGCCGCCGCACGCCGCCCCCGGCCGCGACCCCGCCCGCGCAGAGCTCGTCCACGACCGCGCCGGCCCCGCGGCCCCCCGGCAAGGGCGAGCGCCCCTGGCCCGAGGGGCGCGGGCGGGGCGGCGAGGCGCGAGCCGGCCGCTGA
- a CDS encoding inorganic diphosphatase: MEFDVVVEIPKGQRNKYEVDHKTGRIRLDRLLFTSTQYPADYGFIEDTLGEDGDPLDALVLLQEPTFPGCLIRCRAVGMFRMTDEKGGDDKVLCVPATDPRMEHIRDIHHVPEFDRLEIQHFFEVYKDLEPGKSVEGANWVGRVEAEMEIQRSAKRHLDHEGHEGHEGHAEQPEAEAPAEDEHEEN, translated from the coding sequence GTGGAGTTCGACGTTGTCGTTGAGATCCCGAAAGGGCAACGCAACAAGTACGAGGTTGATCACAAGACGGGCAGGATCCGCCTGGACCGCCTGCTCTTCACTTCCACGCAGTACCCCGCCGACTACGGCTTCATCGAAGACACGCTGGGAGAGGACGGCGACCCCCTCGACGCGCTCGTCCTCCTGCAGGAACCTACCTTCCCCGGTTGCCTGATCCGATGCCGCGCGGTCGGCATGTTCCGGATGACCGACGAGAAGGGCGGCGACGACAAGGTGCTCTGCGTGCCGGCCACGGACCCGCGCATGGAGCACATCCGCGACATCCACCATGTCCCGGAGTTCGACCGGCTGGAGATCCAGCACTTCTTCGAGGTCTACAAGGATCTGGAGCCGGGCAAGTCGGTCGAGGGCGCCAACTGGGTCGGCCGCGTGGAGGCCGAGATGGAGATCCAGCGTTCGGCCAAGCGCCACCTCGACCACGAGGGGCACGAGGGGCATGAGGGGCACGCCGAGCAGCCCGAGGCCGAGGCGCCCGCCGAGGACGAGCACGAGGAGAACTGA
- a CDS encoding saccharopine dehydrogenase family protein, with the protein MTSPRIVIFGATGYTGRLTVEALLARGAHPVLAGRDPARLESLASSLPVELPTAVADVNRPATIRRIIEPGGVLISTVGPFARWGEPAVEAAIEAGGVYLDSTGEPTFIRRIFQRYGPAAAASGATLLTAFGYDYVPGNLAAGLALRKAGPEAVRVDIGYFVQGNMVRRSSAGTRASILGMLLDPMYGFREGRILREHGRTRVFSVNGRRRQALSVGASEHFALPRTHAGLREVNVYLGWFGGLTRAVGAAARATPFFAAIPGAKRVTELVADRVLQSGGRDGSSTASAEEVSSQVVAEAFDRDGVRLASVELHGGDPYDFTARVLAWGAVTAGVEGVAAQGAVGPAEAFGLEGLVRGCDQAGLHAIA; encoded by the coding sequence ATGACCTCCCCCCGGATAGTCATCTTCGGCGCCACCGGTTACACGGGCAGGCTCACGGTCGAGGCGCTCCTGGCCCGCGGCGCCCATCCGGTGCTGGCGGGACGCGACCCGGCGCGGCTGGAGTCGCTGGCCTCCTCGCTGCCGGTGGAGCTGCCGACCGCGGTCGCCGACGTGAACAGGCCCGCGACGATCCGGCGGATCATCGAGCCGGGCGGCGTGCTGATCTCGACCGTGGGGCCGTTCGCCCGGTGGGGCGAGCCCGCGGTCGAGGCGGCGATCGAGGCCGGGGGCGTCTATCTGGACTCCACCGGGGAGCCGACGTTCATCCGCCGCATCTTCCAGCGGTACGGCCCGGCGGCGGCGGCCTCGGGGGCGACGCTTCTCACCGCGTTCGGATATGACTACGTGCCGGGCAATCTGGCCGCGGGGCTCGCGCTGCGCAAAGCGGGGCCCGAAGCCGTACGCGTGGATATTGGGTATTTCGTACAGGGCAATATGGTGCGGCGGTCGAGCGCGGGCACGCGGGCGTCGATCCTCGGAATGCTCCTGGACCCTATGTACGGCTTTCGTGAGGGCCGTATTCTCCGCGAGCACGGGCGCACCCGCGTTTTCTCGGTGAACGGCAGGCGCAGGCAGGCGCTGTCCGTCGGCGCCTCGGAGCATTTCGCGCTGCCGCGGACGCACGCCGGGCTCCGCGAGGTGAACGTCTACCTGGGGTGGTTCGGCGGGCTCACCAGGGCGGTGGGCGCGGCGGCCAGGGCGACGCCCTTCTTCGCCGCGATCCCGGGCGCCAAGCGGGTCACCGAGCTCGTCGCCGACCGCGTGCTCCAGTCGGGAGGCAGGGACGGATCTTCGACGGCGTCCGCCGAGGAGGTCTCGTCCCAGGTCGTGGCCGAGGCGTTCGACCGCGACGGGGTGCGGCTGGCCTCGGTCGAGCTGCACGGCGGCGACCCGTACGACTTCACCGCGCGCGTGCTGGCGTGGGGCGCGGTCACGGCGGGGGTCGAGGGCGTGGCGGCCCAGGGGGCGGTGGGGCCCGCCGAAGCGTTCGGGCTGGAGGGCCTCGTGCGCGGGTGCGACCAGGCGGGGCTGCACGCCATCGCCTGA